In Spea bombifrons isolate aSpeBom1 chromosome 12, aSpeBom1.2.pri, whole genome shotgun sequence, the following proteins share a genomic window:
- the LOC128469727 gene encoding C3a anaphylatoxin chemotactic receptor-like: METPAPFDYDSYNWTLRDYNYNDDSFYVSFSSFFYIYFSVQIICIVCYSLTFLVGITGNSLVIWIAGFRMKSVSSVWFLNLAITDLICNIALTVRIAEWALVLGGSFLGKGLCALAESFLFFNMLTSIFFLTTISIDRCVSIFWPLWSKIHRTPRLAKIISGALWLGSLVVSIWFRAAYSFDSYLPECFPRYMTTLLTLERKRVSSMLVFRLVFMFAGPFFIILVCNALIVYKLKNRKRSRSSLRPFKVITAVVVCFFICWFPYIVWPFVPLGGKHWKVDMLTTEISICLAYVNSCINPIIYVFFCQEFKDNFLKSLPEKLETIMSEKIDLNTGEVDDANAVPCMSMKGHDDAEAYAETLNTTRGV, from the coding sequence ATGGAAACTCCAGCTCCATTCGATTATGACAGCTATAACTGGACTCTTCGGGATTATAACTACAACGATGattcattttatgtttcattttcatcatttttctACATATATTTCTCCGTTCAAATAATCTGCATCGTTTGCTACAGTTTGACTTTCCTCGTCGGGATAACGGGGAACAGCCTGGTCATCTGGATTGCTGGCTTCCGGATGAAGAGCGTCAGCTCCGTGTGGTTCCTCAACCTGGCCATAACAGATTTAATCTGTAACATTGCGCTCACTGTCCGAATAGCAGAATGGGCGCTGGTTCTAGGCGGCTCATTTTTGGGAAAAGGCTTATGCGCTCTTGCGGAAAGCTTCTTATTCTTCAACATGCTTACTAGTATCTTTTTTCTGACGACCATCAGCATCGATCGTTGCGTGTCCATCTTCTGGCCACTTTGGTCCAAAATTCACAGGACACCCAGATTGGCCAAAATAATCTCCGGGGCTCTTTGGCTGGGGTCTCTTGTGGTCAGTATATGGTTTAGAGCAGCTTATTCATTTGATTCCTATTTACCAGAATGTTTTCCGAGATATATGACAACACTTCTCACTTTGGAAAGAAAACGTGTGAGTTCTATGTTAGTTTTTAGACTTGTCTTCATGTTCGCTGGTCCCTTCTTCATTATCCTAGTTTGCAATGCCCTGATAGTTTACAAACTGAAAAACCGCAAAAGATCGAGAAGTTCTCTTCGACCTTTCAAGGTCATCACCGCGGTAGTGGTCTGCTTCTTCATCTGTTGGTTTCCGTACATCGTCTGGCCATTTGTACCGCTGGGTGGCAAACACTGGAAAGTAGACATGCTAACGACCGAAATTTCCATTTGCTTGGCCTACGTCAATAGTTGCATCAACCCAATCATCTACGTCTTCTTCTGCCAGGAATTTAAGGATAATTTCCTGAAGTCGTTACCAGAAAAACTGGAAACTATCATGAGCGAAAAGATCGATCTCAACACTGGAGAGGTTGATGACGCCAACGCTGTGCCGTGTATGTCGATGAAAGGTCACGATGACGCGGAAGCGTACGCCGAGACTCTCAATACCACTCGAGGCGTTTAG
- the LOC128470302 gene encoding chemerin-like receptor 1 has protein sequence MENITSVSPTGTYSYYDYEDGDRGIHGLNVFTLCIYTVAFLLGTAGNGLVIWIAGFRMKKTVNVVWFLNLAIADFIFTFFLPLSIVYAAMGFHWPFGTFMCKLNSAVAFLNLFASIFILTVISLDRWISVVFPVWAQNNRTPRLAYVVILIVWVLAVCFSLTYFIFRDTDQFEDGTIGCYNKFHDEYNDLFLLRHRATVITRFIVGFFIPFTVIIACYSVIASRLYRNRMTTSTKPYKVILAVLISFFFCWFPYHVFSFLELYAVTHSVTYFDRVLQVGVPLASSLAFLNSCVNPFLYVFIGRDFKEKMRTSIQSIFEKAFSEDSMQTDLKSKTKSSSESHVV, from the coding sequence ATGGAGAACATAACCAGCGTGAGTCCGACCGGCACCTATAGTTATTATGACTATGAAGACGGAGACCGCGGTATACATGGCCTTAATGTTTTTACTCTGTGTATCTACACGGTGGCCTTCTTGCTGGGGACAGCAGGAAACGGTCTGGTTATCTGGATCGCTGGATTCCGGATGAAGAAAACCGTCAACGTGGTGTGGTTCCTTAACCTGGCCATTGCCGATTTTATCTTTACTTTCTTCTTGCCCTTAAGCATCGTCTACGCAGCCATGGGGTTCCACTGGCCCTTCGGCACCTTCATGTGTAAACTAAACAGCGCGGTTGCCTTCCTGAACCTATTTGCAAGTATCTTCATTCTTACCGTCATCAGTCTAGACCGCTGGATTTCCGTGGTGTTTCCCGTGTGGGCTCAGAACAACAGGACGCCTCGGTTGGCTTATGTCGTTATCCTGATTGTTTGGGTTCTCGCAGTATGTTTCAGTTTAACATATTTCATCTTCAGAGACACAGATCAATTTGAAGATGGAACCATTGGGTGTTACAACAAGTTCCATGATGAATACAATGATCTGTTTCTACTAAGACATAGGGCTACAGTGATTACAAGGTTCATCGTTGGCTTTTTCATCCCTTTCACTGTTATCATCGCTTGCTACAGCGTGATTGCGTCGCGTCTCTACAGAAATCGCATGACCACGTCTACCAAACCTTACAAGGTTATTCTGGCTGTCTTGATCTCCTTCTTTTTCTGTTGGTTTCCATATCATGTGTTCTCCTTTTTGGAATTGTATGCCGTAACTCACTCTGTTACGTATTTTGATCGGGTCCTACAAGTTGGCGTCCCGCTCGCCTCCAGCCTGGCCTTCCTCAACAgctgtgttaaccctttcctctaCGTCTTTATCGGTCGAGATTTCAAGGAGAAAATGAGGACCTCGATCCAGTCTATCTTTGAGAAAGCCTTCAGCGAGGATAGTATGCAGACAGACCTCAAGAGCAAAACAAAGTCATCTTCTGAATCTCATGTTGTTTGA
- the LOC128469729 gene encoding formyl peptide receptor 2-like — protein sequence MSNQFDRAGVSLSRCHTVILEDIKVFKLLGTATLKGSINLTHQLIPPSSDNGLMTSLRQLLGGGRVDLEMATEDPFLSRIDNATTDPAPEDPYYSYYVELVKIISIIGYSITFVLGVVGNGLVIWIAGFKMKRMVNTIWFLNLGVADFTFDLLLPLLITEWAMDGHWPFGWIMCKVINTVLFLNMSVSTSFLMIISIDRCVSVVCPIWSKNHRSPRLAIIVSKIVWLLCLTLSSPYLAFFDVEQEFGENISYCVPVYAQDYQKYNVRHKAMLLTRLVSMFIVPFSVILVCYGIIIIRLRRSRNLSVSNRPFKVIVSIVFCFFCCWFPFHFCPLLDFAYLDTTWETDLIVYYLSICLAYFNSCLNPILYVFIGRDFKKSLIRSIPFLLESTFRERCDLNSENQGDQTVMGTELESYNA from the exons ATGTCCAACCAGTTCGATCGTGCAGGTGTTTCCCTCAGTCGTTGTCACACTGTGATTCTTGAAgatataaaagtatttaaacTGTTAGGAACGGCAACGCTTAAAGGATCCATCAATCTGACACATCAGCTTATCCCGCCGTCTTCTGACAATGGTCTTATGACTTCTCTACGTCAACTTCTAGGAG GCGGCAGAGTGGATTTGGAAATGGCGACAGAAGATCCTTTCCTTTCCCGCATTGACAATGCCACTACTGACCCCGCACCGGAAGACccatattatagttattatgtAGAGTTGGTTAAAATCATATCTATCATAGGTTACAGTATAACGTTTGTCTTGGGGGTGGTGGGGAACGGGTTGGTCATCTGGATCGCCGGATTTAAGATGAAAAGGATGGTCAACACGATCTGGTTTTTGAATCTGGGAGTCGCCGACTTCACATTCGACCTGCTCTTGCCTCTCCTTATAACAGAATGGGCAATGGACGGGCACTGGCCCTTTGGGTGGATAATGTGTAAAGTTATAAACACTGTTCTTTTTCTAAACATGTCTGTCAGTACCTCCTTCTTGATGATCATCAGTATTGACCGTTGTGTCTCCGTCGTGTGCCCAATATGGTCCAAAAACCACCGAAGCCCCAGATTAGCCATAATAGTTTCAAAAATCGTTTGGCTCCTGTGTCTGACCCTCAGCTCTCCATACCTTGCTTTTTTTGATGTTGAACAAGAATTCGGGGAAAATATATCCTACTGCGTTCCTGTATATGCCCAGGATTACCAGAAGTATAACGTACGGCACAAGGCCATGCTCCTTACCAGACTTGTGTCCATGTTCATCGTTCCATTCTCCGTCATCCTGGTTTGTTATGGCATCATTATCATTCGACTAAGAAGAAGCAGGAATCTGTCTGTGTCCAATCGACCATTCAAAGTTATCGTTTCTAttgtcttctgcttcttctgctGTTGGTTTCCTTTCCACTTCTGCCCTCTGTTAGACTTTGCGTACCTTGATACCACCTGGGAAACAGATCTGATTGTGTATTATCTATCGATTTGCTTGGCTTATTTCAACAGCTGTCTCAACCCCATCTTGTACGTCTTCATCGGACGCGACTTCAAAAAGAGCTTGATTAGATCGATCCCGTTTCTCCTGGAAAGCACGTTTCGGGAGAGATGTGACTTAAACTCTGAGAATCAAGGTGATCAGACGGTTATGGGGACAGAACTGGAGAGTTATAACGCATGA